One region of Polynucleobacter sp. Adler-ghost genomic DNA includes:
- a CDS encoding sensor histidine kinase translates to MKLLIALYFFILATIQLGLLLGVYHYHRSQSDLRPNPYWMGSLVVSVIALFIFGGGILVLKDIEKPEFNFTVANSLFYVATIFQLLFCKSLNGPISKPMQYGFVLSALIFVPAFEFLRLYGNYELRTAFMCTLGIIFFSWQITMLRRKRGASPSRQLMYLQYATAIELIFAIARLAVLASNTFTIRQVEQIPQLLILLTIAQLVVNTLSYIALGGYWAEKVALANARSQSENDEIRSLLIERENLITSLLKANKTAATGALSASIAHELNQPLGASQLNIQFLQKKLSDGNLTTQQNQEVLTALLADNRRASSIIQSLRSMFSDGKIGVERIDIVELIESVLKITKPEIQAKTIQVVLDLGSHSLINVNRGEIQQVLLNLINNAIQALSESARSPRMLRIESRDVPGGVNLLVADSGGGISAAVQDHLFELLSSSNKRSGMGLGLWLCQHIVTRHGGYIRYEDSASGGAQFTVFLPSIQG, encoded by the coding sequence ATGAAGCTGCTGATCGCCCTTTATTTCTTCATTCTTGCAACGATTCAGCTCGGCTTGTTATTGGGTGTGTATCACTATCACCGATCTCAAAGTGATCTGAGGCCTAATCCATATTGGATGGGATCCTTAGTGGTGAGCGTTATCGCCTTATTTATTTTTGGTGGCGGGATTCTAGTTCTCAAGGATATAGAAAAGCCTGAATTTAATTTTACGGTTGCCAACTCCCTGTTTTATGTGGCGACTATTTTTCAGCTGCTATTTTGTAAATCCCTTAATGGCCCAATTAGCAAGCCCATGCAATATGGCTTTGTACTTTCTGCGCTTATTTTTGTGCCAGCTTTCGAATTTCTTCGTTTATACGGAAATTATGAACTTCGGACAGCCTTTATGTGCACCCTTGGCATCATATTTTTCTCGTGGCAGATCACTATGCTAAGACGCAAGAGGGGGGCAAGTCCCTCTCGGCAGTTGATGTATTTGCAGTACGCTACGGCCATCGAGTTAATCTTTGCTATAGCCCGTTTAGCAGTATTGGCTTCGAATACTTTTACTATTCGTCAAGTTGAGCAGATTCCACAATTGCTTATTCTTTTGACTATTGCGCAATTGGTCGTCAATACACTGTCCTATATTGCGCTTGGTGGCTATTGGGCCGAAAAGGTTGCGCTAGCGAATGCAAGATCGCAAAGCGAGAATGATGAAATTAGGTCCCTTCTGATTGAGCGTGAGAACTTAATTACCAGTCTGCTGAAGGCAAACAAGACAGCAGCAACAGGTGCCTTATCGGCCTCTATTGCACATGAATTGAATCAGCCCCTAGGCGCATCTCAGCTCAATATCCAGTTTCTACAAAAGAAGTTGTCGGATGGAAATTTGACTACTCAGCAAAATCAAGAGGTATTGACTGCATTACTAGCAGATAATCGGCGGGCAAGCAGCATTATCCAATCGCTTCGATCCATGTTTTCAGATGGGAAGATTGGGGTGGAGCGTATTGATATTGTGGAGCTGATTGAGTCAGTTCTCAAAATTACCAAGCCAGAAATTCAGGCGAAGACTATTCAAGTTGTTCTAGATCTTGGCTCACATTCTTTAATCAATGTGAATCGCGGTGAGATTCAGCAGGTGCTTCTGAATCTGATTAATAACGCCATCCAGGCTCTGAGTGAATCCGCTCGATCTCCCCGAATGCTACGCATTGAAAGTCGGGATGTCCCTGGCGGAGTAAATCTACTCGTTGCGGATAGTGGCGGTGGTATCTCTGCTGCTGTTCAAGACCATCTATTTGAATTACTCTCGAGCAGTAATAAGCGCTCCGGTATGGGCTTGGGTTTGTGGCTTTGCCAGCATATTGTCACTCGTCATGGTGGCTACATTCGTTATGAAGACTCAGCTAGTGGCGGCGCACAATTTACTGTCTTCTTGCCATCTATTCAGGGCTAA
- a CDS encoding alkyl/aryl-sulfatase: MKTKLSLLALTIVLITGNSAIAAGGGGVVADPGAMQGKHFDTKGKAPSTFTVELQNGLRKTLPFEDKRDFEESKRGFIAAPSYKTIMADAGNVAWDMGSYDFLLQGKDFDSVHPSLQRQAILNMGYGLYEVVPGKIYQVRGFDLSNISFVKTNTGWIVFDPLTSKETARAALELVNEKLGKRPVVAVVYSHSHADHFGGVRGVVDEADVKSGKVKIIAPAGFMDHAVAENVYAGNAMTRRLYFQYGVLLPRSPFGHVDQSIGKNTAAGNLGLIEPTILINEPFEKMTVDGVEMEFQNTPGTEAPAEMNTYFPQLKAFWAAENITGTIHNIYTLRGALVRDALAWSKNINNALYRYGNEAQVMFASHSWPRWGNDRVQEVMRTQRDSYAHLNNEVLHLANNGVTINEVHNVYKQPDSLKSQWAAHSYHGSEEHNSRAVINRYLGYWDANPATLIPLSPKDSAPLYVEMMGGSGKIMAKGRQLYQHGKYREAMEIVNKLVYAEPNNTAAKDLLADIFEQIGYQKESPSVRNSFLGAAYELRHGMPSGASPKTNGPDMIKAMTTELWLNALAISMDSKKAAGMRFTINLSTPDNGEKFVVEMSNSALSNIKGYQDKNPHLTITLNRSDLEKVMGGQATFEKLLAEGKAKFEGDRKAFEQLRSTMTTFTPDFELMPGTKAKKAPPAKPSKDPFEAPPIANSDGA; the protein is encoded by the coding sequence ATGAAAACAAAACTATCGCTTCTTGCCCTAACTATTGTCCTGATTACTGGCAATTCCGCTATTGCTGCGGGAGGCGGTGGAGTCGTTGCTGACCCAGGCGCAATGCAAGGAAAGCATTTTGATACTAAGGGCAAAGCGCCCTCCACATTTACTGTTGAATTGCAAAACGGTTTACGTAAAACACTGCCTTTCGAAGATAAGCGCGACTTCGAAGAGTCTAAGAGGGGATTCATTGCGGCTCCTAGCTATAAAACCATCATGGCAGATGCTGGCAATGTCGCTTGGGATATGGGTAGTTATGACTTCCTCTTACAAGGTAAGGACTTTGATAGTGTTCACCCATCGTTACAGCGTCAAGCGATTCTGAATATGGGCTACGGCCTCTATGAAGTCGTGCCAGGAAAGATTTATCAAGTTCGCGGTTTTGACTTATCCAACATCAGCTTTGTCAAAACAAATACCGGCTGGATTGTCTTTGATCCATTAACTTCAAAAGAAACTGCCAGAGCAGCTTTAGAGTTAGTTAATGAGAAGTTAGGTAAGCGCCCAGTAGTTGCAGTGGTCTACTCTCACTCCCATGCTGATCACTTTGGTGGTGTGCGCGGCGTAGTGGATGAAGCAGACGTGAAGAGTGGCAAAGTGAAGATTATTGCTCCAGCTGGTTTTATGGATCACGCCGTAGCAGAGAACGTCTATGCGGGTAATGCCATGACACGTCGCTTGTATTTTCAGTACGGCGTTTTATTGCCACGTAGCCCATTTGGTCACGTTGACCAATCGATTGGTAAAAATACTGCAGCCGGTAACCTTGGTCTAATTGAGCCAACCATTCTGATAAATGAGCCTTTTGAAAAAATGACGGTGGATGGTGTAGAGATGGAATTCCAAAACACGCCCGGTACCGAGGCGCCTGCCGAGATGAATACCTATTTCCCGCAGCTCAAAGCATTCTGGGCTGCTGAAAATATTACGGGGACTATTCATAACATTTATACCTTGCGTGGCGCTTTAGTACGTGATGCTTTGGCTTGGTCCAAGAACATCAACAATGCCTTATATCGTTATGGCAATGAGGCACAAGTGATGTTTGCTTCCCATTCGTGGCCGCGCTGGGGTAATGATCGCGTGCAAGAAGTGATGCGTACGCAACGTGATAGCTATGCACATCTGAATAATGAGGTTCTTCATTTAGCAAACAACGGTGTGACCATCAATGAAGTACATAACGTCTACAAGCAGCCTGATAGCCTAAAGTCTCAATGGGCTGCACACAGCTACCATGGCTCAGAGGAGCACAATAGCCGCGCTGTTATTAATCGTTACTTGGGTTACTGGGATGCGAATCCTGCTACCTTGATCCCTTTGTCGCCAAAAGATTCTGCGCCACTCTACGTAGAGATGATGGGTGGTTCAGGCAAGATCATGGCCAAGGGCAGGCAACTCTATCAGCATGGCAAATACCGTGAAGCAATGGAGATCGTAAATAAGTTGGTTTATGCAGAACCAAACAACACCGCCGCCAAAGATTTGCTAGCGGATATCTTTGAACAAATTGGCTATCAAAAAGAAAGCCCAAGCGTACGTAATAGTTTCTTAGGTGCCGCCTATGAATTACGTCATGGCATGCCTTCTGGCGCATCACCAAAGACCAATGGCCCTGACATGATCAAGGCAATGACTACAGAGCTTTGGCTAAATGCCTTAGCCATCAGTATGGACAGTAAAAAAGCGGCCGGTATGAGGTTCACTATCAACCTCAGTACGCCAGATAACGGTGAAAAGTTTGTCGTCGAGATGAGTAATTCTGCGCTAAGTAATATCAAAGGCTATCAGGATAAAAATCCCCATTTGACTATTACCTTAAATCGCAGCGACTTAGAAAAAGTCATGGGTGGGCAAGCTACTTTTGAAAAACTATTGGCTGAGGGTAAAGCGAAGTTTGAAGGTGATCGCAAGGCATTTGAGCAACTGCGAAGCACGATGACTACTTTTACTCCAGATTTTGAATTGATGCCTGGTACAAAAGCTAAAAAGGCACCTCCCGCTAAACCGAGCAAAGACCCGTTTGAAGCTCCTCCAATCGCTAATTCCGATGGAGCTTAA
- a CDS encoding CaiB/BaiF CoA transferase family protein: MKTPISKPLPLAGVRVLDVSQVMAGPYCCMLLADLGADVIKIEPPGTGDQTRGAMGFKMKGSDSMGFLNMNRNKRSVTLNLKTEAGKKVFFELVKTADILVENYRPGVMKKLGIDYLSLKDLNPGLVYASISGFGQTGPWADRPGFDLMAQAMSGVMSVTGYPDGPPVKAGVPVADIGCALFAVYGILSAYIGKTKSGEGQFIDASLFDSALAFSIWDTAQYWGTGVEPYKLGTANHMSAPYQAMKAADGYFVMGATNQKLWKLLCDKIDRPELFEDPLFRTNPLRLANRLILAAELEKTFITKTSEEWVDLLLAAGIPAGPINTYPQAFDSEHGQHRQMRMEIDHPIEGKVPNIGFAVKMMGTPQQVSRHPPLLGEHTNEVLKELGIAGQELKALEDGGAFAA, from the coding sequence ATGAAAACACCTATCAGCAAGCCTTTGCCCTTGGCTGGCGTTCGAGTTCTTGACGTAAGTCAAGTAATGGCCGGCCCTTACTGCTGCATGTTGTTGGCAGACTTAGGTGCTGATGTCATCAAAATTGAACCGCCTGGCACTGGAGATCAAACTCGCGGGGCCATGGGATTCAAGATGAAGGGCTCAGACAGTATGGGCTTTCTAAACATGAATCGCAATAAACGCAGCGTCACGCTCAATCTCAAAACAGAAGCCGGGAAAAAAGTTTTTTTTGAGCTCGTAAAGACCGCTGATATTTTGGTCGAGAACTATCGTCCCGGCGTGATGAAAAAACTGGGGATCGATTACCTCTCCCTGAAAGATCTCAATCCAGGACTGGTCTATGCCAGCATCTCGGGATTCGGACAAACAGGCCCATGGGCAGATCGCCCTGGCTTTGACCTGATGGCACAAGCTATGTCTGGTGTTATGAGCGTTACAGGTTACCCAGATGGTCCTCCTGTGAAAGCGGGTGTTCCAGTGGCAGATATTGGTTGCGCCCTTTTTGCGGTCTATGGAATTTTGTCAGCCTATATTGGTAAGACTAAATCGGGTGAAGGGCAATTTATTGATGCCTCCCTATTTGATTCTGCTTTGGCGTTTTCGATCTGGGATACAGCCCAATACTGGGGCACCGGTGTTGAGCCCTATAAGTTGGGCACAGCAAACCATATGAGCGCACCCTATCAGGCTATGAAAGCCGCTGATGGTTATTTTGTAATGGGCGCCACCAATCAAAAACTCTGGAAGCTCCTTTGCGACAAGATTGATCGACCAGAATTATTTGAAGATCCACTTTTTAGAACCAATCCATTACGTCTCGCCAATCGCTTGATATTGGCTGCTGAGCTAGAGAAGACATTTATCACCAAAACTAGTGAAGAGTGGGTGGATCTCCTATTGGCAGCAGGTATTCCAGCTGGGCCGATTAATACCTACCCCCAAGCATTTGATAGTGAGCATGGGCAGCATCGCCAGATGCGTATGGAGATTGATCACCCGATTGAAGGCAAGGTTCCCAATATTGGCTTTGCAGTGAAGATGATGGGTACTCCTCAACAGGTTTCTCGTCATCCCCCCTTGCTCGGTGAACACACCAATGAGGTACTTAAGGAATTGGGTATTGCAGGACAAGAACTCAAAGCACTGGAAGATGGTGGCGCTTTCGCGGCCTGA
- a CDS encoding tripartite tricarboxylate transporter substrate binding protein gives MINQAPKRILRRFAFLALGICSTLSLTAHAQQAFPSKPIRLIVGFAPGGGTDIVARAIAPKMSEILGQSVVIENKSGAAGTIGADLVAKSSPDGHTLLMGHSNSNAISPFVLKNVPYNPATDFTPITYLGYVPNVLVVKSSLPVNSVAQLISLAKQNPGQMTYGSSGIGSTQHLAGALFSKIAGVEMNHVPYKGSGQAIVDLLGGQITMNFDTLPPNLQQIRQGNLKALAISTPKRLALLPNVPTFNEVGIVGFDVTNWYSVMGPKGMDPAVVNKIDLAVKAATNDPEIKKTLDAQGLQPEGPATPAAFNLFLAGELAKYQRLVKSLNIKAE, from the coding sequence ATGATCAATCAAGCCCCCAAACGGATTTTGCGCAGATTCGCTTTCTTGGCACTGGGTATCTGTAGCACTTTGTCATTGACTGCTCATGCTCAGCAGGCCTTCCCAAGCAAACCCATTCGCTTAATTGTCGGATTTGCTCCTGGTGGTGGCACGGATATTGTGGCTCGAGCTATTGCTCCCAAGATGAGTGAAATCTTAGGCCAAAGCGTCGTGATTGAAAATAAATCGGGTGCAGCCGGAACGATTGGTGCAGACCTCGTCGCCAAATCTAGTCCAGATGGTCACACCCTACTCATGGGCCACTCTAACTCGAATGCGATTTCTCCATTTGTTCTGAAGAATGTACCTTACAACCCAGCAACTGATTTCACGCCAATCACCTATTTAGGTTATGTACCAAACGTGTTGGTAGTTAAATCTTCTCTGCCAGTGAACTCGGTGGCGCAATTGATTTCTTTGGCCAAGCAAAACCCAGGTCAGATGACTTATGGCTCCTCAGGAATCGGTAGTACCCAGCATCTAGCGGGCGCTTTATTCTCGAAGATTGCCGGCGTAGAAATGAATCACGTGCCCTATAAAGGTAGCGGTCAGGCGATTGTTGATTTATTGGGCGGTCAAATCACAATGAACTTTGATACCTTGCCGCCAAACTTGCAGCAGATTCGTCAAGGTAATTTGAAAGCTTTGGCAATCTCTACTCCGAAACGCTTAGCCTTATTACCGAACGTTCCTACATTTAATGAAGTGGGTATTGTTGGCTTTGATGTGACAAACTGGTATTCCGTGATGGGGCCCAAAGGCATGGATCCTGCAGTCGTCAATAAGATTGATTTAGCCGTAAAAGCAGCCACCAATGATCCGGAGATCAAGAAAACATTGGATGCTCAAGGCTTACAACCAGAAGGTCCAGCAACGCCAGCAGCCTTTAATTTGTTTCTCGCAGGTGAGTTGGCGAAGTATCAGCGCTTGGTCAAGAGCTTGAATATCAAGGCTGAATAA
- a CDS encoding enoyl-CoA hydratase/isomerase family protein: MTTTIDSTPDRIAEVRLELRNHIAYITFDHIAARNAMTVGMYQSLKSICEDLVKSSSARVAILRGAGGKSFVSGSDIAQFSSFSSGEDGIRYEEGIDTYLAPLAMLPIPTIAVIDGMAVGGGLAIASCCDFRISTPDARFGVPIAKTLGNCLSASNVAWLVAHLGINIVKRMLLLAELVTAPELLKQGYLLATHPAQALENESNQLAERLMSLAPITQKSSKQTLARIIKNNLPDCSDLIRECYGSDDFKNGVAAFLDGKPPTWTGK; the protein is encoded by the coding sequence ATGACAACAACCATAGACTCCACCCCAGATCGTATTGCCGAAGTGCGTTTAGAGCTTCGCAATCACATTGCATACATTACTTTTGACCATATTGCTGCGCGCAATGCAATGACAGTAGGAATGTATCAAAGCCTGAAATCGATTTGCGAGGATTTGGTTAAGAGCTCTTCGGCCAGAGTTGCCATTTTGAGAGGTGCTGGCGGTAAGTCTTTTGTCTCGGGAAGTGATATCGCTCAGTTCTCTAGTTTTAGTTCTGGTGAAGATGGTATTCGTTATGAAGAGGGTATTGATACTTATCTCGCACCTTTAGCCATGTTGCCTATTCCAACGATTGCAGTTATTGATGGGATGGCGGTTGGCGGGGGTCTTGCAATTGCTAGTTGCTGCGATTTCAGAATCTCTACACCTGATGCGCGTTTCGGAGTGCCGATTGCCAAAACACTGGGTAACTGTTTATCTGCTAGCAACGTTGCCTGGCTCGTTGCGCACTTGGGTATCAATATCGTGAAGCGCATGCTCTTATTAGCAGAGTTGGTGACTGCACCCGAGCTACTTAAACAAGGTTATCTCTTGGCCACCCATCCCGCCCAAGCCCTTGAGAATGAGTCAAATCAGCTGGCTGAGCGCTTAATGAGTTTGGCGCCAATCACGCAAAAATCTAGCAAGCAAACTCTTGCACGAATCATCAAAAATAATTTACCCGATTGCAGCGATCTCATTCGTGAGTGCTATGGCAGTGACGATTTTAAGAATGGCGTTGCTGCATTTTTGGATGGTAAGCCGCCCACCTGGACTGGCAAGTAA
- the hemW gene encoding radical SAM family heme chaperone HemW has translation MNSLLNSKSVLNTLNSILATQPKLTALPPLSLYIHFPWCEKKCPYCDFNSHQIKDGKQGFDEARYIKALITDLETELPRIWGRQVHSMFIGGGTPSLLSANGMNELLSAIRARVNLEPDCEITMEANPDSVETDKFAGFAQAGINRVSLGIQSFQDAQLKALGRIHNGEEAKHAIAIALQHFKSVNLDLMFGLPNQSLEAARSDMEIALSFKTPHLSFYNLTLEPNTYFASFPPKLPSEDEIDAIFEQNLKLLEASGYRRYEVSAYAKKDQECKHNLNYWRFGDYIGIGAGAHGKISFPDKITRQVRERHPETYMQAMETKGNALIEAREISAKDLPFEFMLNTLRLTDGVDTVTFEERTGLPLNVVSKGLDEASKKGLLDPNPNKLKATEQGLRFLNNLQELFL, from the coding sequence TTGAACTCATTACTCAACTCCAAATCCGTGCTCAATACACTTAATTCTATTTTGGCTACGCAGCCAAAACTCACTGCCCTACCCCCGCTGTCTTTGTACATTCACTTTCCATGGTGTGAAAAGAAATGTCCTTACTGCGATTTCAACTCACATCAAATTAAAGATGGCAAGCAAGGCTTTGATGAAGCGCGTTATATCAAGGCCCTCATTACTGATCTAGAGACTGAGCTCCCTCGCATCTGGGGTCGTCAAGTGCATAGCATGTTTATTGGCGGCGGCACGCCAAGCTTGTTATCTGCCAATGGCATGAATGAACTCCTTTCGGCCATTCGGGCACGGGTGAACCTAGAGCCCGATTGCGAGATTACGATGGAAGCTAATCCAGACTCAGTGGAGACCGATAAGTTTGCTGGCTTTGCTCAAGCAGGAATTAATCGCGTCTCTTTAGGCATTCAGAGCTTTCAGGATGCGCAACTTAAAGCCTTAGGACGCATCCATAATGGCGAAGAAGCCAAGCACGCTATTGCGATTGCTCTGCAACACTTTAAATCCGTTAATCTCGATCTCATGTTTGGCTTACCCAATCAAAGTCTAGAAGCCGCAAGATCTGATATGGAAATTGCCCTCTCGTTTAAGACTCCGCATCTATCCTTTTATAACTTAACACTAGAACCAAATACGTACTTCGCAAGCTTCCCTCCAAAGCTTCCCAGTGAAGATGAGATTGATGCGATCTTTGAGCAGAACTTGAAACTTCTTGAGGCTTCAGGCTATCGACGCTATGAAGTGTCTGCTTATGCCAAAAAAGATCAGGAGTGCAAACATAATCTCAATTATTGGCGCTTTGGTGATTACATCGGAATTGGCGCAGGTGCACACGGGAAGATTTCCTTCCCTGACAAAATTACAAGGCAGGTACGAGAACGTCATCCAGAAACGTATATGCAAGCGATGGAGACCAAGGGCAATGCCTTAATCGAAGCGAGAGAGATTTCGGCCAAAGATCTCCCTTTTGAATTCATGCTCAATACCTTGCGCCTGACTGATGGCGTAGACACCGTTACATTTGAAGAGCGTACCGGCTTGCCACTCAATGTAGTCTCAAAAGGGTTAGATGAGGCGAGTAAAAAAGGTTTATTAGATCCCAATCCCAACAAGCTCAAAGCAACCGAACAAGGATTGCGCTTCCTCAACAACTTACAAGAGCTGTTTTTATAA
- the rdgB gene encoding RdgB/HAM1 family non-canonical purine NTP pyrophosphatase, with the protein MQKLVLASNNAGKVREFQELLEPFHFQVIPQGELGIPAAEEPHYTFVENALAKARHASAASGLPALADDSGICAHALDGAPGVHSARYAGLDGDNAANNQKLVAALQGKSDRGAHYVCALVMVNSAKDPEPLIVQARWYGQVIDNAQGDRGFGYDPHFFIPELGKTVAQLEPAEKNQISHRGQALLELITQLQIRAQYT; encoded by the coding sequence GTGCAAAAGCTCGTTCTCGCCTCTAACAATGCTGGCAAGGTCCGCGAATTTCAGGAACTCCTGGAGCCCTTCCATTTTCAGGTCATTCCTCAAGGTGAGTTGGGCATTCCGGCGGCGGAAGAGCCGCACTACACGTTTGTTGAGAATGCGCTTGCTAAGGCCCGCCATGCCAGCGCTGCGAGTGGCTTACCTGCACTCGCGGATGACTCCGGTATTTGTGCCCATGCATTAGATGGAGCGCCTGGAGTGCATTCAGCGCGTTATGCAGGGCTTGATGGCGATAATGCGGCCAATAATCAGAAGCTGGTTGCAGCCTTACAGGGCAAATCTGATCGTGGAGCGCACTATGTTTGTGCTCTTGTGATGGTCAATAGCGCTAAGGATCCAGAGCCACTCATTGTGCAAGCCCGCTGGTATGGGCAAGTAATTGACAATGCTCAGGGTGATCGTGGCTTTGGTTATGACCCCCACTTTTTTATACCAGAGCTAGGCAAAACTGTTGCCCAATTAGAGCCTGCTGAGAAAAACCAGATTAGTCATCGAGGCCAAGCCTTGCTTGAACTCATTACTCAACTCCAAATCCGTGCTCAATACACTTAA
- the rph gene encoding ribonuclease PH, whose protein sequence is MTQPNITRPSGRTPTQLRPVSISRAFTKHAEGSVLIAFGDTKVLCTASVLEKVPPHKKGSGEGWVTAEYGMLPRSTHTRSDREAARGKQSGRTQEIQRLIGRAMRSVFDLKVLGERTIHLDCDVLQADGGTRTASITGAYVAARDAINTLLESGALKADPIIDSVAAISVGIYHGVPVLDLDYPEDSSCDTDMNVVMTGKGGMIEVQGTAEGPAFSRTELNALLDLAEEGIRDLTQLQKEAFK, encoded by the coding sequence ATGACTCAGCCCAACATCACCCGCCCCAGTGGCCGCACCCCAACCCAATTGCGCCCTGTGAGCATCAGCCGCGCTTTTACCAAGCATGCGGAAGGCTCTGTATTGATTGCGTTTGGCGATACGAAGGTACTCTGCACAGCCAGCGTCCTGGAAAAGGTGCCTCCCCATAAAAAAGGCTCTGGTGAAGGTTGGGTTACAGCTGAGTACGGCATGCTCCCCCGTTCCACCCACACCCGCAGTGACCGTGAAGCCGCTCGTGGCAAACAATCTGGTCGCACACAAGAGATTCAGCGTTTGATCGGCCGTGCGATGCGCAGTGTCTTTGATTTGAAAGTTTTAGGTGAAAGAACAATCCATTTAGATTGCGATGTCTTACAGGCCGACGGTGGAACACGAACCGCATCGATTACCGGTGCTTATGTTGCAGCTCGTGATGCGATCAATACCCTGCTTGAAAGTGGTGCCCTGAAAGCTGACCCCATCATCGATAGCGTTGCTGCGATTTCTGTTGGCATCTACCATGGAGTTCCCGTCCTGGATTTGGATTATCCAGAGGACTCCTCTTGCGATACCGATATGAATGTAGTCATGACTGGCAAAGGCGGCATGATTGAAGTGCAAGGTACTGCTGAGGGTCCTGCTTTCTCCCGCACCGAATTAAATGCTTTATTAGATCTGGCCGAAGAAGGTATCCGTGATTTAACTCAGCTACAAAAAGAAGCTTTCAAATAA
- a CDS encoding YicC/YloC family endoribonuclease has translation MISSMTGYGSASRQVSLGAGVVADLQVECRAVNSRFLDLGFRLPDECRGAEPALRELATQSLSRGKVEFRAAWRVNSGAAGAAKANPHALGALNKDRLDALYTLQEHAQVAFPNAEALRIADILRWPGIVSEPRGEEEGWITATVEAGRAALAALMDSRHAEGKALTTVLSNITSKMREIVKVLEPKLPLYVSQYQEKLTERLSEALAAQEQGKGNGGSGTELMERIRQEVVLYAVRIDVAEEFARLKTHLQVVDTALAGKGPVGKRLDFLMQELNREANTLSSKSVSEECTQAALELKLLIEQMREQVQNLE, from the coding sequence ATGATATCGAGCATGACTGGTTATGGCAGCGCTTCTCGCCAAGTCTCCCTAGGAGCTGGCGTAGTGGCTGATCTGCAAGTGGAATGTCGGGCTGTAAATAGCCGCTTTCTGGATTTGGGCTTTCGTCTTCCGGACGAGTGTCGCGGGGCCGAGCCTGCCTTACGAGAGCTAGCTACGCAAAGCCTTTCTCGAGGTAAGGTCGAGTTTCGAGCTGCTTGGCGTGTTAATTCGGGTGCCGCTGGAGCAGCTAAAGCAAACCCCCATGCCTTGGGCGCCTTAAATAAAGACCGCCTAGATGCGCTGTATACCCTGCAAGAACATGCTCAAGTAGCCTTTCCGAATGCAGAAGCGTTGCGTATCGCTGATATTTTGCGTTGGCCCGGAATTGTTTCCGAGCCGAGGGGTGAGGAAGAAGGCTGGATTACCGCTACCGTTGAAGCTGGGCGCGCTGCTCTAGCTGCCCTAATGGATAGTCGCCATGCCGAAGGTAAGGCTTTGACTACAGTACTAAGCAATATCACTAGCAAGATGCGGGAGATTGTGAAGGTGCTTGAGCCAAAGCTTCCCCTTTACGTTTCCCAGTATCAAGAAAAACTCACCGAGCGTCTATCTGAGGCCTTAGCTGCCCAAGAGCAAGGAAAGGGTAATGGCGGGTCTGGCACTGAGCTGATGGAGCGAATCCGACAAGAGGTTGTGCTCTATGCAGTCCGTATCGATGTGGCGGAAGAGTTTGCGCGCTTAAAGACCCATCTTCAAGTAGTGGACACCGCCTTAGCAGGCAAAGGTCCGGTAGGCAAGCGCTTGGATTTCTTGATGCAGGAATTAAACCGTGAAGCCAATACCTTGAGCTCCAAATCTGTTTCAGAAGAATGCACGCAAGCTGCTTTAGAGCTCAAGCTGTTGATTGAGCAGATGCGTGAACAAGTGCAAAATTTAGAGTAA
- the gmk gene encoding guanylate kinase, giving the protein MASPKTKPNLSPAYQGSMLMIVAPSGAGKSSLVNALLQEDAALKLSLSTTTRAPRPGEVDGKDYRFIKRAEFIAERDQGHFLEHAEVHGNFYGTSKAWIETQMKTGRDVMLEIDWQGAQQIRQIIPEVQWIFIFPPSFEALEERLRKRGQDDEATIQRRLAAAHLELQHAHEADFIVINDDFERALIDLRHVVAASRLRSGPIMARNPALLKRLGV; this is encoded by the coding sequence ATGGCTAGCCCGAAAACTAAACCCAATCTCTCGCCCGCCTATCAAGGCAGTATGCTGATGATCGTTGCGCCTTCTGGCGCTGGTAAGTCTTCTCTAGTCAATGCTCTATTGCAAGAAGACGCAGCCCTTAAGCTTTCACTTTCAACAACAACTCGCGCACCAAGACCGGGTGAAGTGGATGGAAAGGACTATCGCTTTATCAAGAGGGCTGAGTTTATTGCGGAGCGTGACCAAGGTCATTTTTTAGAACACGCTGAAGTGCACGGTAATTTTTACGGTACTTCCAAAGCCTGGATTGAGACTCAGATGAAAACCGGGCGCGATGTGATGTTAGAAATCGACTGGCAGGGCGCACAGCAGATTCGTCAAATCATTCCTGAAGTGCAGTGGATCTTTATCTTCCCACCTTCATTTGAAGCTCTAGAGGAGCGCCTGCGCAAACGGGGTCAGGATGATGAGGCCACCATTCAGAGAAGATTGGCTGCAGCGCATTTAGAGCTCCAGCATGCTCATGAGGCTGATTTCATCGTGATCAACGATGATTTTGAGCGGGCATTAATTGATTTGCGGCATGTAGTTGCTGCCAGCCGCCTGCGCTCAGGGCCGATTATGGCGCGTAACCCTGCGCTTTTGAAGCGCCTCGGAGTCTAA